The nucleotide sequence AGCTGCACGCGCCGCCGCTGCACCAACGGCTCGAAGCAGGCGCGCCGCCCGACGTCGCTACGTCGTTGGCCGCTGAACTCGGTGTCGAGATTCCCGAGGACTTCGCTGAGTACCTGCTCGCCTGCAACGGAACGCTGGCGTTTTTCGAGTACTCGGGCCTGACGCCAATCGAGATCGCTCGGGTACGAAACCAATGGGAGGAAGCGCGCAAGCGGGGTGCGTTCGATCAGGCCGAGCCACCGGACGACGATCGGGGCATCTTCGCCGAGACACATTGGCACAGTGCCTGGATTCCGTTTGCTGAAGATGGGGGTGGCAACCTGTTCCTGATCGATCTTGCGCCTGGAACGGGCGGCAAGGTCGGCCAGGTCTTGCGTTGGGAGATCGGCGGCGGCCCTTGCTGCTGGGGCGTGCGAAGCTTTGGCCAGTATCTCGAACGTTATCGCGAGTTGCTCCTCGCGGGTGGCTACACCTTCGACGCCGACAGCCATACCTTCGACGGCTGGAACGACGACGAACGACCCTAGCGCCTCACGCGATTTGCCCGATGCATCCCGGGCAGTCGCTTCCCCAGCACGTGCCCGCACCTGTCGCATCCCGATCGTGGTCCCTTGACGCAGGCGAGCGGGATTGCCACCGACCCTGTTCCGTCGTGACCAAAGATTCGGGGTGGCCGCGGCGTTTCATTGGCAATGGAGAACCCGCCCCTGGCCGTGCGCGCCAGCAACCGAGAAACAGCCGTCCGCAGTGTCGTGTGCTTGATGGCGGGTGCCTGCCTTGCCATCGCCGCGCTGCGCTACGCGGTCTACGACATCATGTTGACCGAGCAGCTGATGCGTATCGCGGCCGGAGCGCCGCAGTCGTCACTTGTTGGATGCTTCGTCAGCGGCGCACGCTTTTGTTCCGGGCTGCACAAACCAGCGATCCCGACGAAGCTCGAGCTTTGGCCGCGTTCCCCAGCCCGAACGCGATCTCGGCAGGGCTCGCCGCGATCGGCGTTGGCACCAGCTGCCTGCGACTGCGCGCCGCCATCGAGGCGTTTCTGATCCTCCCGACTCACGAGCGGCGTGCCGAGCAACTCGGCGCGCACTTTGACCAGACGACGGCTACTCTGGAGCGGAGCATCGCGGAATGCGGCGCGGCTTTCGTCGCTGCGGCGATCCTGCTGTCGTTGTCATTGCTGCTCCCGGCGTTGCGCCGACGCGCCATCTCGACGCGAGCCTTCGCCTGGGCTGCGCCCTCTCGATTCACGACGGTGACCGTCGTGATCGTTTGCGCCCTTGGGGTTGCGCTTTCCGTGGTCCGCGCCGCACCGCTGGTGGCGGAAAGCGACGACCCCATCCCCATGAGCCACACCTTCGCGAATGCGAGTCTGGGCTTCGCTCCCCAAGTTGGGGTGCAGGGAATCGGTTCCGACGCTCTTCCCGACGCCCCGTGGCTAGTCTTGAGCCAGGCTGATGCTAGCTTGGACGGTGCGTCCCTCAACGGCCCGGCGGAATGCGAAGCCATCCTTCGCGCGAAGAGGATGTTGCATCAGCAGCTCTTTCCGGGTCAGCCTGCTCCCACGGCACTGCTGCTGACGGTCATGCCCAAGGTCTCGGCGCACAGGTTGTTCGCCTTCTTGGCCGCTGCTCGTCGCAGCGGACGACGAACGGTGACCTTCGCGCTTGGTGATCTGCGCACCCTGGAACGACCGGTGCTGGGCAAGCTGCAGGGCGTCCGCTTCACCGGGCTCCGCGCGCATCTCGGCGCAGACGCCGCGCTCTGCGAGCCTGGTCAGAGGGTGGTGGTCACGGCCGTGAAGGGTTCCGGCATCAAAGCCGCGACGCTGTTGCAGGCTTGGCTTTCGAGTCCACGACGGCCTTGCCTGACCCTTGGCGGCCAGTAGCCTGCGCCACAATAAACAATTCTAAAAAAGGCAAGTACTCAACATAAACTAACTAAATCAATAGCTAAAATATATATCCAATCAATGCTAAATTAGGTCGATGCCACGCCGTGCCAAGCTCGATTCTGACGTCGTATGGGCGCGGATTTGCCGGGCGCTGGTGCGCGGTCCCGCGTCCGCTGCGGACCTCGCGCGCTGGGCGGACATCTCGCAACCCAGCTTCGCTCGCCTCGCCGCGCAGCACGACAGTGAGTTGCTGAGGGCGGGGCGTGCCCGCGCGACGCGATACGCCCTGTTGCGACAGGTCACGGACATTTCGCAGCCTCTGCCGATCTACGAGATCGACACGAAGGGACGGTCGCACCAGTTGGCTGAGCTGAACCTGGTGTTCCCTGGAGGGTGCTACGTGCGAGGTGCCGTCGAGAGCGTCTCATCGGAGTTCTTCGGCGACCAGCCGTACTTCCTCCACGACCTTCGACCGTCCGGATTCCTGGGGCGCCTCGTACCCGATCAACACCCGGAGCTACAACTGCCGGCGGACGTTCGCCTGTGGTCGGGGGAGCAAACGCTGCGCTATCTCTCCAAGTTCGGATCGGACGCTCCGGGCAACTTGATTGTCGGCGACGGTGCTTTGGCTCGGTACCGCAAGTCCGTCGTTGCGAGCAACGTGGTGCCGGTCGATCAGCGGTTGGCTCGCTATCCTCAGCTTGCCGCCGACGTGCTGGGCGCAACACCGCCCGGGTCCTCCGCAGGTGGCGAGCAACCCAAGTTCTTGGTGTCGTTGGACCCAGACCCGATCGCGGTGCTGGTGAAGTTCTCGCCGCCCACCGATACTGCGGTGGGACGCCGCTACGCCGATCTGTTGGTGGCCGAGCACGTGGCCCACCAAGTGCTTGCACGTGCGAATTGTGCGGCCGCGCGATCCGAACTCCTCGAGGCCGAGAGCCGCATTTTCCTGCAAGTGACGCGATTCGATCGCACGCCCGAGGGTGGGCGCCGCGGCGTGATCTCCTTCGAAGCACTCGACGCGGAGTTCGTGGGCAAGGGCACGACTTGGAGTGACATCGCGCGCGCCCTCGGCGAGCAGCGACGACTGGACGCCGACGCGGTGCAGGAAGTGGAATGGAGGGAGCAATTCGGCGCCTGGATCGGCAACACCGACATGCATCCTGGGAACCTGTCCCTGTTCACTGTGGCGCTGCGTCCCGCAGGTCTGGCGCCTGTGTATGACATGGTGCCGATGCAGTACGCCCCTCATCAGGGGAACCTCGTCACGCGACCACTCGTGCCGGCGAAGCCTCACCCCCGTGTCGCTGACGTTTGGGCGGACGCCGGCAGAGTCGCGCGGACTTTCTGGGAAACCCTGGCGCGCCATCCCCTGTTGTCTGACGCCTTCCAGCGGACGGCGATGGAGAACGCTGCGCTGGTCGATCGCACGCTGCAGGACTTCACGCACTAGGAGTTTCCGACACCGCTCGCTTGGTGCGTTACGGGCCGATCGCGCGCGAGTTGATTCCCAGCGAGCCCTCCATCGCGTTCATGCGCGCCCACCCTCGTCTTACAGATGTTCTTGCAGCGTTGCGCGGTCCACGGCGATGGTGTTCGCCTCCGCCAACGTGTCTGCCAGCATGTAGACCTTGGAGATCAGGAAGCGGTCTCCCTTCTCGGCGCGCATCGTCACGCCCTTGAAGGGTTTGCCGTTGCCGCGTGTGCCGTCGTAGGTGCCCTGGGTAACCGTCCAGCCGGCGGGCTCGAGGAAGGCCTTGTACTGCGCGACCACCGCCTCGGGCTGCATGTTGGGGTGGATGGTGTGCATGTTTGCCACGCAGTCCTTGTCGCCGATCTCGCAACGCAGGTTGGGATCCACGAAGTCGCCGATGGCAGAGTGACCTTCGACGTCGCAGCTGTGCGCGCCCTTGGTCATGGCCGCGACGTCGCCGAAAGCCGTCTTCTTGCCCTCGCTGCCGAGATCGCACTTGTGCTTGGAGCAACCGGAGGCGACGAGGATCAAGAACAGGCTCGTGAGTAGGGACTTCGACATCGTGCCGCCCAATACGGACACCCAGGGTCAGGTCTTCCCGCCTGCACGGTGGTTGCTGAACGTTGCCGACGGGGAAGTCGTCGAGTCTTCCGACACGCCGAGTGGACACAATCCCCGCGGTCTAGCGTGACTCTCGAGCGCGCAACCACAACTGCGCCAGCTAGCGAGGAACTCGAAAACGCACTAGATTTGGCGACGAAGCCCATGACCACGGCAGCACACCTCGCCTTCACGCCTTTCGACCAGTATCTGGCTTTGGAAGCGACGAGCGAGGAAAAGCACGAGTGGATCAATGGCTACGTGTACGCGATGTCGCGCGGCACTCCGGAACACGGCCGACTCACCGCGGCGATCGTTCGTGCGCTTCCGCAGACTGAAGACTGCCGAGTCTACTCCTCGGACACGTTGCTCTACGTGGAAGCCGCGCGCCATTCGACCTATGCTGACGCGAGCATCGTGTGCGGGGCGGTCATCACCTACGGCGCGAAGGACAAGAACGGAAAGAGTCTCGGCGAGGCCATTGCGAATCCGACCGTGGTCGTCGAAGTGCTCTCGAAGTCGACGGAACGTCGTGATCGCCACGAACGGTTCACCCTGTTTCAGCAACTCGGCTCGTTGCAGGAGTACGTGCTGGTGTCCCAGGAGCAGCGGCAGATTGAAGTCCGCAGGCGCCGGGGGCGAGGCTGGGATAGCGAAACTCGGCGAACGGGCGAGAGCATCGAAATCCACGGGCACCAGATTCGCGTCGACTCCATCTACGACTAGGGAGGGGGCATCATCACGACGCGCGAGCCTCTACGAGCCACGGGGAGAGGAGACTACAGGCACGTGTCAGCTGGCTTGTTGAGGACCTGAGACCACAGGACTTCGATCTTCTTCGTGCCGCCGCCGGCTTGGGGCTCCGTGCGGGTGTAGCGGAATGCTCCCAGGGACGCATCGAACTGCATGCGGACTCCCTTGGCGTCGCCTTTGATCGTCAGGGCGGTGAGGTTGTTGGCGCAGGTGCCCCTTAGCTCGGACTCGTAGGTCTTCGACGAGGGAGCGCTGCCGGGCTCGGCCACCGCAAACGTGATGGAATCGTACATGTCCCCGCTCGACACGGCTTGGAAGATGCAAGTAGCGGCCGAGCCGAGGGGTCCGCTGGCTTTGACGTCGCTGATGTTGGGTTTGGTGGCACCGCCGCCGCCGATACTGATCGAGACAGCACCGCCAAAAGTGAGGTCGTCGATCGGCACCGCCGGTTTCAGGGGGAGGTAGGTCGGATCCGTGGACGCAACGAAGGTCCCGAAGTCCACTGGTTTGCAGGCGCAGCCTGTGGGACAGGAGCCGGCCAGCCCCTTCTCGAAGGTTGCCACGGAGCCAGAGACTTTGAACTCGAACTTCTCGCCAGCAATGGTGACGTTGTCCCCGTGCAGCGACGTGGAGAACGAACTGGTCCTGGCCGGGCCCAGGACGAGCAACTCGTCGCCTTTGCCACCTGTCGCGCTGGGTAGAAATAGCTTGGCAGTGGCGTAGGACGTCCCCTTCAGCATGTCCTCATAGAGCGCTGCGCCGTCGATGCCCTGTTCGAGCGCAAGGGAGAGGTCGCTAGCCTGCGCGCTTCCTTCGCCCGCCCAGTTGGTGGGATTTGCGATCGTGAAGGCGAATGACTGAACCGGGAACAAGACCGGACTACCGCTACCCACTGGGACCTCGAGAAAACCAGCGACGGTGGACCCCGGCGTCCCGGAATCCGCGCCTGCGTCAGCGCCGCCCGCACCGCCACTGCCCGCGTCGGAGCCCGGTCCCGCGGGTCCTTGAGGCCCTTGCGGTCCTTGAGGCCCTTGCGGTCCTTCTGGGCCGGCTGGCCCGGTATCGCCCTGCGGCCCTGCAGGTCCTTGGAGCCCGTCAGCCCCAGAGCAGGCGAACACCAAGCACGAAACGACTACAGAACCAGCAACCAGGGTGAGCGTACGCATAGTTCTTGACATATATCATGTCGCGCAAGCTCCCGGCTACGGGCATTCGAGGGTCACAGCGCGTCCTTGACCTTCATGTACACGCCGGCGCTGCTGTCCCCGCCGTGGTCGACCCAGTAGATGGCGTCAGAATCTGCAATCACCGCGGCGGGTTGTGGAGAAGACGCGATCGCGCGCGGGCTGGAGCCGTCGCGGTTCGCTTGCATCACGATCCCAGGCTGGCCACCCGGGTCCTCCGTCCAGTAGACGCGGTTTTCGTCGAGGGCGATCGAGGTGATGGTCGACGAGGTGGTCACGATCTGCGTCGGCGTGCCGCCCGCATAGGGCAGCGACGCGATGCCCTGGCTGTTGGCAAAGACCAGCAATCCCTTTGCGGCTTGCAGGTGAACATTGGCGTACCCGTTTGGCTTCATGTCGCCGCTGCCGAGGGGCGTCGCCTCGAACGTCGACTTCGAGAATCGAACGAGGGTGCGCACTTCCGTGGTGCCGGCGATATCGGCGGTGACGGCGAATAGCTGCTCCCCGTCCAGGGCCAGGCCTTTGTCTTCCACCAAGTACTGGCCGATCACGTCGTGCTGACCTTGAACGCTCTTGCGGATCATGAAGAAGGAGGTTCCAACCCATGCAGCGTAGGCGTAGCTGTCATCGACCTCGATGTCCGCGATGAACTGACCGCTCGATAGATCGGTCCAGTCCGTCCACGTCGCAGAGCCGGGCGTGTTGACCCATAGCGTGTGCGCTCCACCGCCAACGCAGCACTTGCTGCTGTAGACGACCAGGTCTTGGTTCCGCACCCAAAGGCCCTCGACCTGGTAATCGAAGTAGGCGCTAGCGCCCGAGACGAACTCGATCGGTGCCCCGGGGGTCGGCGTGCCGGCGACGTTGACGCCGGTGTTTTGGACGACCACCCACCACAGTCCACGCGGGCCCTTGGCGAGGACCGGGAGGACACTTCCTTGATAAAGGTTGACGGGCTGACACGCCCCCTCCGCACACGCGCCGCCTCCACAGTCATGGCCACAGGCGCCGCAGTTGGCTGGGTCCGATAGCAGATCTGCCGCGCACGCACTGGAGCCACCGGTACCTGAGGTGCCCGCGCCTTCGCCCCCCCCAACCCAAGCTCCCGTTCCTCCACTGCCCCCGGTTTGCATCGGAACCCCGGACCCTGCACCCGAGCTGCAGGACAGGCTGAGTGCACTCAGCATTCCGCACAGTGCTCCGGCTTTCGCCCAACGACTGGTTTTCATCCGTTCCTCTCCGCAGCTCGCCCGAAACGCCACTCGAAGAGCATGACGCCCCGCCGACGTTTGTGCCGGAACAGCTGGTGCGCATCTCCCAAGGCGCGTTGCCGCCATTGTGGAACTTTTGCGTCGCGCTGCGCCGGTACACTGAATCGACACAACCCAGGCTATGCTGCGAGGCGTGCGCGTACTGTCGTGGAACGTGAACGGAATTCGAGCCTGCACCAAGAAGGGGCTTGGGGCGTTCTTGGTGCGATCGCGTGCCAGCATCGTGGGCCTGCAAGAGGTGCGTGCTTTTCCCGAGCAGGTGCCCGAGGCGATCCGCAAGGGCCGCTGGCACCAGCACTACGCGCCGGCACAGCGTGCAGGCTACAGCGGTGTGGCGCTGTTCTCGCGCGACGCACCTGAGCCCATATCTCTCGCTCTGGCGCCACGTTTCCGCTCTGAGGGACGGGCGGTCGTTGCTCGCTATGGCAGGTTGATCGTCTGTTCGGCGTACTTCCCCAAGGGCGACGGTCCCAACCGCGACCTGAGCCGCATTCCCTACAAGCTCGGCTTCTACCGAGCGCTGCTGAAGGAACTCTCGCACCACTTCGACGAACCGATGCTGGTGATGGGAGACTTCAACACCGCGCGCGAAGACATCGACTTGGCTCGCCCGCGACAGAACGAGAAGAACAGCGGCTTCCGCCCCGAAGAAAGGCGCACCCTGGAGCAGTGGTTTCGTGCGGGTTGGGTGGACACCTTTCGCGAATTCTGCACGGAAGGGGGGCACTACACGTGGTGGAGCCAGCGCCCCGGCGTGAGAGAAAAGAACGTCGGCTGGCGCATTGATTACGTGCTTGCCAACCCCGCGGCCATGCGCTTCGTGACGAATTCGTTCATCCTGAAAGACGTGCGCGGCAGCGACCACTGCCCCGTCGGTGTCGACTTGAGCCAGGATGTGCGGCTTGGCGCTTCGCGGCGACCAGCGCGACGTTGACGGCTCGCGTGTGTCGGGCGTGGCGCCATGAGATATCGCGCATTGTTTGCAGGCGATGCCCATCCAGTCGTCGAGCGCGGGAGCTTTTCCCGGACGCTTCGTTTGGTATAAGGGGGAGCGTCGGGCGACGCGTTCGCCCTTGCCACAGGACGGAACATGAAGCGCCTTCAGCGCTCCGTCGGTTTCAAGTTGTTCGCGTCGATCTTCGTGTCGATGGCAGCAGTGTTCCTCGCAGTTTCAGCCTGGAGCGAGCGGCGAAGCGAAGAGGCGTGGCGCAACTCCTTCGACGAACACGCGCGCCAGACCAGCGCGGTACTGGAGCGCGCGCTGCGCTACGGCATGCTGCTCAAGAAGGAAAAGGGGGTGCATTCCGAACTCGCCGACTTGGCGGAGCAGCCTGGCGTCAAGGCGATTCGAATCTTCGACAAGAAGGGAAAGCTGGCGTTCTCCAGTAGAAAGGGTGAAGAGGGGAACAAGCTGACCAAAGAGGACACCATGTGTCAGCTGTGCCACGCTGAGGATTCCAAGTTCCACGAGCCCTTGCGCACGCCGTTCTCTCGTACCTTTCGCGGTGACGACGGCAAGCTCGTGATGAGCCACATTCACCTGATCGAGAACTCTCGCGAGTGCACGAGCGCTCCCTGCCATGCGCACACACCAAAGCAGAAGTCCTTGGGCGTGCTGGATCTGCAAATGGACATGGCGGTCGTTGATGGCGGGCGCGTGGCTGCGCAGAAGACGACTGCCTACGCCACCGTCCTCATGGCCCTCGTCGGCGGCCTCGTGACTGCCGCATTCGTCTGGGTCTTCGTCCGCCGCCCTGTCCAGCGCCTGGTGGCCGGCACCGAACGCGTTGCGGCAGCCGGCCTGGATACTCGCATCGCGGTGAACGGGACCGGGGAGTTCGCCGACCTAGCCACCGCGTTCAATCGCATGACCGAAGAGCTCGAGCGCGCGCAGGAGCGGACGTCGCAGTGGGAATCACAGCTGGAAGCTGCGGTGCAGCAGAAGACCGAGGAGCTCGAACGAGCTCACGGCAAGCTTATGCAGATGGAGAAGATGGCCTCCTTGGGAAAGCTGGCCGCCACCGTGGCCCACGAGCTGAACAACCCCCTGGCCGGGATTCTGGTCTACGCCAAGCTGGTCGCACGCGAGATCAAGGACGAGAACATGAGTGCCGAGGATCGCGTGGAGGCGCTTCGCTGCGTCGAAGTGATTCAGCGCGAGTCCACGCGTTGTGGCGACATCGTCAAGAATCTGCTCACTTTCGCCCGACAATCCAAGGCCGATCTTTCTCCGGCGAGCCTGACCACCGTGGTGGAGCGCAGCGTGCAGACCGTGGAGCATCTGATCAAGCATGGCGGCGTCGACTTCACCTTCACGCGTTCGGCGGTTTCCGACGAGGTGAGCTGCGACTCGAACCAGATCCAACAAGCCTTGGTTGCGCTCATCGTCAACGCTGTGGAAGCCATGCCCTCGGGTGGCGAGCTGACCCTCAGCATCGAAGATGAGGGCGACGACGTCGTGCTGGTTCTGAAGGACACGGGCATCGGCATCCCACCCGAGGTCATGCCCCACGTGTTCGAGCCCTTCGTGTCCACCAAAGAAGAGAAGGGCGTCGGACTCGGCTTGGCCGTGGTCTACGGCATCGTGCGCCGCCACGGCGGTCAGATCGACGTCGAGTCCGAACTCGACAAGGGCACGACCTTTCGCATCACGCTGCCCCGGCATGGGGCAGGAGCTTCAGGAGACTGAACATGTCGGACGACGGCCAATCGATTCTCATCGTGGACGACGAGTATTCCGTTCGGGACTCGTTGTTTCATTGGTTCAAGAAGGAAGGCTTCCGCGCCGGGGCGGCAGAGGATGGCAAGTCTGCACTGAAGGAGCTGTCTGCACAGCCCTGGGACGTGGTGCTGCTCGACATCAAGATGCCGGGCATGGATGGCGTCGAGCTGTTGAAGCGTGCGAAGGAAGTGGCTCCGGATACGGTGTACTTGATGCTCACGGCGCACGGCACGATCGAGACCGCGGTCGAAGCGTTGAAGACGGGCGCTTTCGACTACCTCACCAAGCCGGTGGATCCCGACGAGCTGAGTCGTGCCGTCAACAAAGCGCTGCAGACGCGGCGCCTGGCGACGGAGAACACGAAGTTGCGCGCGCAGGTCGCGGCGCTGAGCGAGCACGGCGAGATCGTGGCGCAGAGTCCGCAGATGAAGCGTGTGATGAGCCTGGTGGAGTCCCTCACGGGCACCGATGTGACGGTGCTGATTCGTGGGGAGAGCGGCACCGGCAAAGAGGTCATCGCGCGGGCCATTCACTCTCGCGGGCCCCGTCGCTACTTCCCTCTGGTGCCCGTGAATTGCGGCGCGCTGCCCGAGTCCCTGCTCGAGACGGAACTGTTCGGTCACGAGCGCGGTGCGTTCACGGGCGCCCAGTATCGGCGCAAAGGAAAGTTCGAGCAGGCCGATGGCGGCACGCTGTTCCTCGACGAGATCGGCAGCATCAGCCCGCGGACGCAAGTGGAGCTCCTGCGTGTCCTGGACTCCAAGGAGTTCACGCGCATCGGCGGTTCCCGGCCGATCAGCGTGGACTTTCGGGTGGTCTGCGCGACCAACCAGGACTTGGAGGAGCTGGTGGCCGAAAAGACATTTCGCGAGGACCTCTACTTCCGGGTCAACGTGTTTCGCATCGATCTGCCGCCCCTTCGTGAGCGCGACGGAGACATTCCCCTTTTGGCGCGGCACTTCGTGAAGGCGTTCGCCACGAAGGTGGACAAGGACGTGACCGACATCGACGCCGAGGCTCTGGCGATGCTGCAGCGGCACGATTGGCCCGGGAACATCCGCGAGCTCAAGAACGCCATCGAGCGCGCCATGGTGTTGGCGGAGCCACCAGTGCTCCGGGCGCAGGACTTGGAGGCGCTGCATCTAGGGCACCGTGCGGAACCCTCCGCGCAACCCGGGGATTCCCTGGCGACCGTGGAGCGCGCGCATGTGCTGCGAATGCTCGACAAGACCGACTGG is from Polyangiaceae bacterium and encodes:
- the yjjJ gene encoding type II toxin-antitoxin system HipA family toxin YjjJ — translated: MPRRAKLDSDVVWARICRALVRGPASAADLARWADISQPSFARLAAQHDSELLRAGRARATRYALLRQVTDISQPLPIYEIDTKGRSHQLAELNLVFPGGCYVRGAVESVSSEFFGDQPYFLHDLRPSGFLGRLVPDQHPELQLPADVRLWSGEQTLRYLSKFGSDAPGNLIVGDGALARYRKSVVASNVVPVDQRLARYPQLAADVLGATPPGSSAGGEQPKFLVSLDPDPIAVLVKFSPPTDTAVGRRYADLLVAEHVAHQVLARANCAAARSELLEAESRIFLQVTRFDRTPEGGRRGVISFEALDAEFVGKGTTWSDIARALGEQRRLDADAVQEVEWREQFGAWIGNTDMHPGNLSLFTVALRPAGLAPVYDMVPMQYAPHQGNLVTRPLVPAKPHPRVADVWADAGRVARTFWETLARHPLLSDAFQRTAMENAALVDRTLQDFTH
- a CDS encoding SMI1/KNR4 family protein; translated protein: MGIGDDIKQIASWFELHAPPLHQRLEAGAPPDVATSLAAELGVEIPEDFAEYLLACNGTLAFFEYSGLTPIEIARVRNQWEEARKRGAFDQAEPPDDDRGIFAETHWHSAWIPFAEDGGGNLFLIDLAPGTGGKVGQVLRWEIGGGPCCWGVRSFGQYLERYRELLLAGGYTFDADSHTFDGWNDDERP
- a CDS encoding exodeoxyribonuclease III: MRVLSWNVNGIRACTKKGLGAFLVRSRASIVGLQEVRAFPEQVPEAIRKGRWHQHYAPAQRAGYSGVALFSRDAPEPISLALAPRFRSEGRAVVARYGRLIVCSAYFPKGDGPNRDLSRIPYKLGFYRALLKELSHHFDEPMLVMGDFNTAREDIDLARPRQNEKNSGFRPEERRTLEQWFRAGWVDTFREFCTEGGHYTWWSQRPGVREKNVGWRIDYVLANPAAMRFVTNSFILKDVRGSDHCPVGVDLSQDVRLGASRRPARR
- a CDS encoding sigma-54 dependent transcriptional regulator gives rise to the protein MSDDGQSILIVDDEYSVRDSLFHWFKKEGFRAGAAEDGKSALKELSAQPWDVVLLDIKMPGMDGVELLKRAKEVAPDTVYLMLTAHGTIETAVEALKTGAFDYLTKPVDPDELSRAVNKALQTRRLATENTKLRAQVAALSEHGEIVAQSPQMKRVMSLVESLTGTDVTVLIRGESGTGKEVIARAIHSRGPRRYFPLVPVNCGALPESLLETELFGHERGAFTGAQYRRKGKFEQADGGTLFLDEIGSISPRTQVELLRVLDSKEFTRIGGSRPISVDFRVVCATNQDLEELVAEKTFREDLYFRVNVFRIDLPPLRERDGDIPLLARHFVKAFATKVDKDVTDIDAEALAMLQRHDWPGNIRELKNAIERAMVLAEPPVLRAQDLEALHLGHRAEPSAQPGDSLATVERAHVLRMLDKTDWNISQAARLLEVDRVTLYNKIKKYGLRR
- a CDS encoding Uma2 family endonuclease, with the translated sequence MTTAAHLAFTPFDQYLALEATSEEKHEWINGYVYAMSRGTPEHGRLTAAIVRALPQTEDCRVYSSDTLLYVEAARHSTYADASIVCGAVITYGAKDKNGKSLGEAIANPTVVVEVLSKSTERRDRHERFTLFQQLGSLQEYVLVSQEQRQIEVRRRRGRGWDSETRRTGESIEIHGHQIRVDSIYD
- a CDS encoding ATP-binding protein, which produces MKRLQRSVGFKLFASIFVSMAAVFLAVSAWSERRSEEAWRNSFDEHARQTSAVLERALRYGMLLKKEKGVHSELADLAEQPGVKAIRIFDKKGKLAFSSRKGEEGNKLTKEDTMCQLCHAEDSKFHEPLRTPFSRTFRGDDGKLVMSHIHLIENSRECTSAPCHAHTPKQKSLGVLDLQMDMAVVDGGRVAAQKTTAYATVLMALVGGLVTAAFVWVFVRRPVQRLVAGTERVAAAGLDTRIAVNGTGEFADLATAFNRMTEELERAQERTSQWESQLEAAVQQKTEELERAHGKLMQMEKMASLGKLAATVAHELNNPLAGILVYAKLVAREIKDENMSAEDRVEALRCVEVIQRESTRCGDIVKNLLTFARQSKADLSPASLTTVVERSVQTVEHLIKHGGVDFTFTRSAVSDEVSCDSNQIQQALVALIVNAVEAMPSGGELTLSIEDEGDDVVLVLKDTGIGIPPEVMPHVFEPFVSTKEEKGVGLGLAVVYGIVRRHGGQIDVESELDKGTTFRITLPRHGAGASGD